Within Peromyscus leucopus breed LL Stock chromosome 7, UCI_PerLeu_2.1, whole genome shotgun sequence, the genomic segment GCCTTAAACTTTTGATACATTGTCTCTACTTCGTAAAGTGCTGAAGGATGGGCCTGTACCTACATTCCTGGCTTCAGGCTCTGGGTTTCAATCCTCagcatgctttttgtttttatttagtttttaaattgtatCATGTATGAAGTGTAAAGCAGACAGGTAGAGTTAAGAaacattgttttgtattttgtttttcagacagggtttctctgtgttgccctggttgacctggaactttgttctgtagaccaggctggcctagaactcaataaTTCTGCCTGTCCCtggcccccaagtgctggaatcaaaggtgggCGCCACACTGGGCTAGAAACAGCATTGCTTTGAGATTGGGGAACAAccctttttttaaactaattaaaacaaaactgttgagtattttgcctgcatgtatggacATGCACCCTATAtacttggtgcccatggaggtcagaagtgggcactggattccctggaactggagttacagatggttgtgaaccaccatgtgggtgctacaaCTCGAatctaggtcttctgcaaaaaacaaatgctcttaaccgtAGCTATCTCTTCAGTCTGTctgcatactttttaaaataatagggctggagacagctcagtggttaagagtgtttattgctcttgcagaggatccaactTTGGTTCCTAACACTCACATCGGGTGGCTCACCACTccagggacccaacaccctcttctgaactcctggggcacctgcactcacaggtgcatgtacactcacacaaataCTCATGATGAAGACTTCTAGCCTGCTTTCTGTGCTGTGAACACCACGACCAAAGTCAacccggggaggaaagggtctatttcatTTACACCTTACAGGCCATCATGGGGGAAAGCCATCAAAGAACTCAACACTGGAGGCTGAAGTAGAAAttatggtggtggcgcacgcctttaatcccagcacttgggaggcagaggcaagcagatctctgtgagtttgatgtgagcctggtctccaaagtaagttccaggaaagacgcaaaactacatagaaaaaccctgtctcaaaaaaacaaaaaaaaaaaaaagaagaaaaaaaaaaaaaagaagtcatggagCACTGCTTAATAGTttgttcccatggcttgctcacctgCCTTTATATAGCCCAGTCCTACCTGCCTAGGgattggcaccacccacaatgggctgagccctcctcccATGAATATGCCCCACTGACATGCCACAGTCTAATCTGATGGAGGGGCAATTCCTCTATTCAAGGTCCCTTCCTGAGATAGATGAGacctcctgagtaaactgggaatgggggagggggcaaaagagggtagaggatgggggatAAAAATATAAgggaggccaggtggtggtggtggcacacaccttttagtcctagcactcgggaggcaggcaggtggatctctgagttcaaggccagcctgatctacaaagtgaattacaggacagccaggactattacacagagaaaccctgtcttgaaaaaccaaaaccagggctggagagatggttcagtggttaagagcacaaactgctcttccagaggtcctgagttcaattctcacaaccacatggtggctcaaccacttgtaatgagatctggtgccctcttctggcctgcagggacacatgcagacagaatactatatacataataaattttatcttaaaaaaaaaaaaggccgggcggtggtggcgcacacctttaatcccagcactcgggaggcagagccaggcggatctctgtgagtttgaggccagcctgggctaccaagtgagttccaagacaggcacaaagctacacagagaaaccctgtctcgaaaaaccaaaaaaaggaaaaaaaaaaaaaaacccaaaaccaaaaagaaaaaaccataagggaatgggatggttgaactggaacaaggatggagtgggaaaaggggaaggagatatcttgacagaggaagacatcatggggacaggaagaaacctggtgctaggtaAGTTACCAGGAATCCACCTCAGCAGCTTAGAtgactagcaatagtgaagagggtgcctgagctggcctacaccggtaatcagattggtgactacactGTCATCATacagcctccatccagtaactgacagaagcagatgcagagatccacagccaagcaccagtccagtgaagagggattatatgagcggGTGTGTGTCAAgttcatgatgaggaaacctagcGACAACCGAaacaagctagtgggaactcatgaactttagatcgacagctgtggagcctgtatgAGACTGGGCTAGGCGCTCTGCATCACCCAGACAGTTGCATAGCTTGTCTGCTTGGGGggccctggcagtagaatcaggatccatccctggtacatgaagtggctctttggagcccactacctatgaaaACAGTCTTGATACAAGGAGAGGGTTTGGAcccacctcaactgaatgtaccaggctctgctgactcagaGGCCTTCCCTTtttggagggaatgggaggagagttggagagatctgtggttggtatgtaaaatgaattttaaaaagtccctTCCCAGGTCTGTGTAGATTGGTAACAAGCTGATAAGAACTATGACACTCCCTCCATTCTAGTAATGTGATTCTGTTGCTGAAAGGGACATGTTTAACACTCTTAATCCCAATTACATGTAAATTACACCTaagtatcatttaaaaaacattttaaaaatataggtaaTATGAAATATTGGGAGCGGTAAATCAGTGCATAAAAAGTACTTGCAAcaaagtctgaggacctgagatcaagCCCTGTGAAACCATGATCCAAAGATCCAAATCCTGAAACTTGTCCTAAAACCTCCACATGTATCCCCAATCCcacacagaataaatacaaactaaaaagcatttaagagctgggcggtggtggcgcacacctttaatcccagcacttgggaggcagagccaggtggatctctgtgagtttgaggccagcctgggctaccaagtgagttccaggaaaggcgcaaagctacagagaaaccctgtctcaaaaaaacaacaactaaaaaaaaaaaaaaaaaagcatttaagaaCTGGATGGATGGCTCAGCACTTGCAAAAGATTAGAGTTCAATTCTCAATgaccacatcaggtggcttacagccatctataactccagctccagaggtctGAAGCCTCCAGactataaacacacatacaccaaaagcAAACACAGAACCAAGGTAAATTCTGAACTTGAGTGTTTTacctatatgtatgcatgtttgtgcaccagGTACCCTGAGATCAGAAAGGTCAACTTTGGCCTCCCATCTGACATGGGTTTCAAGATTAACTCAGGTTTGTCAGGCTTGTACTCCATTCTACTCACTCTTGATCTTCGTCACCTCTGGGAGAATCAAATCTGGAGCTCAATgatggcttagctggtaaaggTTAGGACCCAGACTCCAAACttattctgacacacacacagcagtccCCACAGACATAAATTCACAGGATTTAATATTTAAACACACCAAATGGGAACTTCCTACAGCAGTATGTGCTCATCTACCCAGTCCCTGAGTCCTGGTTTTTTAGCATGCCCCTACCTTGGAATATTCAGCAGCAGTTAAGACCTCTTGAGTGGTGGTGCCAGCAGATTAAGTGAGGCAGACAGGAGggcgaggccagcctgacctactacaacaacaaaagacctTGAGTTAGGGAAGACAAATAAAAGCCTTTAGAAGTGCTGTTATCTTCATAGTCAAGTAACCTGACCAATTGCTTAGAGACCTCTATGAACACCTCAATACAAACAAGGACAAACGGTTCTTACTTAGTTTTTATTCATAATCATAAACTTAACTCTGCAATCCAGCTAGACTTGGAGGGGAATGAGGAGAATATGGAACCCAGAGAACTTCAGTGAGAGCGGAGATTACAGGGTACTGCgagcagatggggtgggggtgctctcCTGAGCTACAGAAGGAATGGTCTGATGGGTAGGAAGCCCGCAAGTCGAAAGAATTAGAGTTGTCCACAGTCGGAAATGGTGATCTTCTTGCTGGTCTTGCCATTCCTGGACCCAAAGCGCTCCATGGCTTCCACGATGTTCATGCCTTCTTTCACCTTCCCGAAGACCACGTGTTTGCCATCCAGCCTGTAGAAGAATGACCACCATCAGCAATTAGTGGAAGACAGCACACGAAGATAAGAACTGCTACAAAACAATCCAagacaaatacatgcacacacacaatcaggaCTCTCACAGACTTCATCTCCACTAAGATGGGATGAAAGAAACACTCCACACGAGTCTCTTTCAAATACACATTCACTGTGTTTCTTACCACTCAGTCTTGGCGGTGCAGATGAAAAACTGGGAACCATTTGTGTTTGGTCCAGCATTTGCCATGGACAAGATGCCAGGACCTGTATGCTTCAGGACGAAGTTCTCATCCTCAAATTTCTCTCCGTAGATGGATCTGCCGCCAGTGCCATTATGGCGTGTGAAGTCACCACCCTGTGACATCAGATCGAAATCTGTCACTTCAGGAATGTTAATTGAAAAGTCTGCAAGGTACAGCCTTTACAGATTTCTAATTTTTGTTGTGTGCACACAAGCCACAGGATCTCAACTGTTCTGCAAGGGCCACCCACTTTTTGTTCCAGACAAAGtcaagtctctcactggcctggcgCTCAAAGTTTTGATTAGGCTAATTGACAGCTCATgagtgtcaccacacccagcttttacagGGACTCGGGTCCTCAGTTTGGGGAtccttgtgtggcaagcacttcacaGGGCTCATCCTAGTCCACGGTACACAGTCTAAAAAGGTTGGTGTGTAAGGACATCTGGAATCCAGTACATgggaagaggccagaggataaggagtttaaggccagaacAACAACCTGTGCTGGGGCCaatgagacggctcagtgagtaaaaggaATCAGCCATTAGGCTGGAGACCTGATTCAATCCCCAGGACGTAAAGGCGGATGGAGAACTGACCTGAACATGTACACTATGTTAtgcccatatacacacataagaaaaaaCAAGGTTAACTGGAAAGGGTCTACTACTGGCTCAGGTGAAGTGCAACTGAAGCATCGTTCTGGCTCAATCCTAAACTAAGGAACTAAAAATTCAGTCCATTCATACCTGGCACATAAATCCTGGGATAATCCTGTGAAAGGAGGAACCCTTATATCcaaatcctttctctccagtgCTCAGGGCGCGGAAGTTTTCtgttagaaacaaaaacagagtatgtacacatacactttctctttaaaattattttatccatGAAACAGTgttaaatttagaaaattaaaccAACCTGCTGTCTTTGGAACTTTGTCTGCAAATAACTGTAAGGAAAAAGACAGCTAATTAATACATAGGTCAATATTCTCATGCTTAATGCCCTTAGCTTTAGGGATTTGTACATCATAAATTTGTTTTCTCACTAGGAGAACACTATTTCAGTAATAATCTTCAAATCCCAGTAAGAATCACTCTTAAAAGCTTTAAGGGTTGGGTTGAGAAACATGAGAACCAAAAACATGCCAAAAATCTGGAACTGGTCATGACTTAGAAATAGCGACAGACTCCTTAAATGTGACTCAAGAGCTTTTAATACATCACACCTACTTCTGAATAGACTTCAGGCTTCTCAAATGTACATCACCTCCCCTAACTTCATGTTGGAACCTTAAATCAAAAATTCTGAAAGAAAGCACTGTCACACAATGCACAATCAGGTAAATAAGCTGTCTTAGTCACTGGCAATGAGAATGCTACCACCTGCAACCCGTCACGGCATAGCTCTTAAGTATCAGGGAAGTGGTTGTCTTGGTAGCTAGGTCCCTTACATACTAGTAGGTGCTTTGAACCTTTCCTCAATGTTTACAAGCCCTTTCATAGCTAGTTAAAAGCCAGGGATTCTTTTTCAACTTACCAGATGACAGTAAATTAGTTGTACTATCTGCATCCTCTTAGaggatatatttcttttaaatacatgGGCTCTTTGAAAAGGTTTAAACTCCTTTCCTCAGAGCTTTGCAAGCCCACATTTCTTTCATCGCAAGTACTACTTCAAAGCCCTGCTTGGCAGCCACATCTCCATTGTCACCTACCGACCTGCATGTCGTCTCATTTCCATTAAGCTTTGGCTAACCTGATACTAACCTGCTGCCCAGCACCAAGCTTAGGCCAAGTTTCCACAAGAGCCCTTGTCAATTATCAGCTCTGACTACAGATAAAACTCTGGCTCCAGACTATGTACCTACTATGTGCTGCCCTGTGGTAGTTTTGGAGAAAAAGTTTAATAGGGCAGACACTAAGCAGCATTCTATTTCTCTATGGCCTCAGGCCTGGTACTGGGGTTAACGAGAATaggatatttaattttataaaagaaacacaccaaCTGCTCAGGATCCTAATTACTATCTGTTCTTTAAGCAGACATTTAACACCTCCAAAACCAATTAGGTAACTAACCACTGGCAATCCAGCTTGGTCAACACCAGACTGCAGCGTGGCCAGCCCTAACATGCCTGTTCCACAGAGGGCAATCGGGAGGGGTTCCAGAGCGCCTCCCCCGCTGCGCCATCACTGCGACGGGAGGCGGCGCTTGGGCACCAGCAAAGGCCAGGCCTTTCCCGTTTCCGCTCGCGGGGTGGGGGGCGGCAGAGGGATGGTTCtgggcctctgtctctctccacacaaACGTCGCCGCTTCACGCCGAATGGGGGCATCGCCCACGCCGCACTCGAGCACCCCCTCCCTATTCGCAAACCCCATTCTCCCAGCGGGAGCCGCTAGATCTGCCGGGGGCGACCGAGCACGTACCGGCTCATCGAGCCTTCGTCCTTGAGACCTGAGGCAGGGGCTCTGCCCAGATCGCCCTGCAAGGCGGCGGCTCGGGGAGGGTGGTGGGGAAGCGGCCCCCGCGGGTCCGCGGCACAGCAGGGCGGGGCCCAACGGCTCCGGGACGGGAGAGGCGCGCCGAGCACGTGCGCCGGGCCGCGCAGGGCCCCACAGGGCGCAGCCACGTGCGCCCGCGGGCAGGCcgaggcgggcgggcgggggaaggggccgcccctcccccccaacgGCCGCGCCCCGCCCGGCTTTgtccgccgcccgcccgcccggcctCCCCGCGCCTCGCCGGCCTCCCAAAATGGCCCCCTGGTCAGGAAATGGCGCCGCCGCCCGCCCTCGCTCGCTCGCCCCTCCGGAGGGTGGGCCAGCGCCCCGGGGGCGCCTCCCACCCCACCGCTCCCAGGACCCCACCCTGGAGCGCCACCGCCCACCCGACCTCGAAGGAGACGCGGCCCAGGGGCTCGCCATCGGCCGTGATGTCGAAGAACACGGTGGGGTTGACCATGGTGGCTGCAGCAAGCGGCGACAAGGGGACAGCGGCGTCTGCAAAGCGGCACGAGCCGGGCCGCCCGCCCCTTTTATATCCGGCTTGGGCCCCCGCCCACTGCCCGGTCGCGCGCCTGGACCTTGATCAATCGCAATTGCTTCCCAGGCGGAGTGACGGCGCGGCCGGCCTATGGGCGCCCGCGGGCGCGAGGTGGGGCGGGGAGCGAGGTGCGCGTGCGCCGTAGCGCGCGGAGGCAGGTTCCCGCCCGCGGGCTCCTGCCGAGTGGTTGCGGTGCGGTCGGTGGGGGGGAAGAGTCGGAGGGCAGTTGGGGAGGGTGGCCCTGCAATCTGGCCGTCCTTAGGAGTGCGTTGGGGCCTCCCGCCCTTCCCTGTGATGACGCACATCTTCCCATTGCACAGAGGGAGTAACTGAGGCAAACGTGGACCTCAAGGTCGAGCGGCCCTTCAAGGTCGGGCGGGGTCCTGCGGCGCGGCCTGCGCTACGGAAATGCGAACAGGCATCCCTGGGCGGAGGTCCAGGACCGGCATCGGCATCCTGCACTGGCAATCGCTTCCTGCTCGGTTCCTTTGAGCGCCTCCGTTTTCTTCAACTCGGGAGCGGACACAAGCAGCCCCCTCATTTGAAAGattatgaaatactttttaaatgtccTACTTTCCAAAAATATCTTGCTTTTTCTCCAGGAGGAAGCTATTTAAACAGGATCCTGGCCAGATCCTACCTGTAATTAttacccaccccctcccccaaaacaggTCCTGGGTCTTTCTCATTTCCTCGTGAGGCCTAAGGTGCACACTCAATACAAATGTTTCtaaacatggtgactcatgcctgtaatcccatctcCAGGTAGGCAGAGGATCGCTGAGTTCCAGAGAGCCTGAACTCTAAGTGTggggccctgcctcaaaaacaaaagaacaagaaggccTGACTACGGAGAGTCAGTGCTGTGGAGGATCCTTCAGTAGCTCACCAGCAGCCTGTGGCTTCAAGCTGTAAGGCCTTAGACACAGAACCTCAGGAATGTGGGTCTGGCCCTGCCTTATTTGGATGAATCAGACCAAAAGCACATTCAGTTGAACTACAAAGAGCCCTGATCCGCCAAGCTGGAAATTTCTGTACCAGTGTAGCTTTAACTCATAGAGCATCCTGTAAACGTGCTTTTCTCAAAAAACGTCTCTGATGGTAAAGTACTTGCAGGGCAAACACGAGGACCGACCTGCCTTTGGATCCCCTGCGCAGAAGCCCGGCCATGGAGGGAGGGGAGCCTGGCTGGCCAACCAGCCCCAGCCAAAACTGAACTCCCAAGTACGGGGAGACCCTCTCCCAAaaagcaggtggaggaggggttggggagatggctcaatggttaagggtACTTGTCATCTCACGGGTTCATTGCCTCCTTTTTAATTCACTGGTTGC encodes:
- the LOC114693971 gene encoding peptidyl-prolyl cis-trans isomerase A, whose protein sequence is MVNPTVFFDITADGEPLGRVSFELFADKVPKTAENFRALSTGEKGFGYKGSSFHRIIPGFMCQGGDFTRHNGTGGRSIYGEKFEDENFVLKHTGPGILSMANAGPNTNGSQFFICTAKTEWLDGKHVVFGKVKEGMNIVEAMERFGSRNGKTSKKITISDCGQL